A stretch of DNA from Lotus japonicus ecotype B-129 chromosome 4, LjGifu_v1.2:
AAAGTGAGAATTGcaaaaaagagagagagggaTGACTTGTGTGAGTTTGGGTTTTAAATTTGGGTCTGGTGAGGTATTGGTTATTGCAGTGTACTTCTCCTGAGTATGTGAATTATCAATTAATCATGTGTGTATCCATTTGGTCCAAGTTAATTTCATGTCACTtacttttactttgttttgttcAATAATCAATCTGTGAACCCCTGGTGTTACATTTTATATTTTCTGGAGATTTGATAATTGGATTTTAATTTGCAACTAACAAGCCTCCAACCACCAAAATGAACTAATTTCAATGGGCAGAATTTGGTATGTTTAGTAGGTCTGCATTAATTAATTATGGTTGGATTTTGTATGATGAAAACTTTCATTCTCTGATGATATCCATTACACTGAAACAAGATAGGAAATCCAATTTCATGGTGGTAAATTAATAAGTAGtaagttgaatttttttttttttgtcaacagtTGAAGTTAAATCTCCTTTTTTGTATTTCTATTATTTGATGGGCCGGCCCGTCAGCCCATACTTAAATGAGCTAGGCTAAGATTTTCAAGTCATGCTGCCTGTATCCTCTAGTAACTGCCAGGGTATAATTCCTCTGTGTGAGCAGGATGCCCTGTGAAATAATGAAGTTTGCTAATGAACTGATAAAAAAATCATCAACTAAGGtcccgtttggataaacagcttaattaagctcttatggtcataagcgcttatgacataagcgcttattcataagctatttttaaaaatttattgaaataaataaaaaataagctgtgtataagcataagctgtttttcataagctatcctgagtagcttatgaaaataagctgaaaatagcttatggcagaccataagctgtttgcataagctctcccgtacactgacataagagcttatgctgtcagataagctcaaataagctcttccaaactgggcctaaaTTTAAGTACCTGACATATATAAGAAATATATGAAAGCTCATATGTTGTTTTAATTTGGTCATGAAATAATCTACAGGTAACCAACAACAGTTGGTCAGCAAAGCCTTCAGCAAGTGATGCTGAACTGAATTCCAAAATCGAATATGCTTTTGCAACTAACTTAATTAGGCAATTGCAAGCTGATCCAATATTAAGGTGGTTCCTGCTTCTACTCCAACACTAATATGCATCTGTTGTCATGAGACAGATCTATGCACTGAAAAGAAGAGACACTTGGTAACTGTGATGTCAATGATCAAGGCTCAAGACTTAATAAATGTGCTATAAGTAAGGCCAGCATACTACATTAGTTATTTGCATAAAGATAGACCCCTTTAAGAAAAAGGGAAGAAGTATAGCATTTGTGGTAATGATTTTAATAAACATGGATTATTTTATGTGATTCTGAATTGGTTcattttattatgtttttctttgaTGTACAGGTTATGAGAACTGCTAGTGTGCTGTGAAGGAAAAATATCTGATGGTTTATAAGCAATTAGTTTTTAATTGCTTAAATTAATATTAAGTAGAATGAAGCATGATAAAATGCATTCAATCAATCTGATTCTATTCAATATCTCATGCATgtcttccccccccccccccccccctctccaGTTTAGGAATATATAAGATACAATCAGTCTCTTGTTTTTTCATCATAAAAGTACTAAAAAATATTCCATAATATTTCACTTTTCCCTTAAATATCCAACAATCAAAATATTCTCTGAGTTTCTGATTCTATATGCTATATGAGGTGAATGTCACATGAGAATTGAGAAGATGATTGAAATTCATTGCAAAAAGTAGTAAATTGTGTCACACTCACATTTCAACCACTCACGCTATGTTCACCTACTTGATCATGCATCAAACAACAAATCTCCTAGCATATGAATCATTGAACATTTGAACCTCTATAAATACCTTCACTTTCTCTCCACTTTACAGCACTATAAGCAGAGTTCTAATTGTTTCACTAGCACCATTTGGCTTTCCACATTTTCCTAGCTATCACTCACATAACACCATGACCAAATCAATTCCCTTTCTCATTCTCCTTCCCCTGCTCCTCTCTCTCAACTCTGGTAACTAGTTCAATTTGCTTGATGGGTTACATTTCATACGAGTACATATTTTATGAATTACATTTTTATACCTATCACCTATTTGCATAATGTCTGCAAATAACATTAATTTCCAATTTGTGAGGATTTTGATTGGTTTTGAATTGAATTATGTGCAGGGGGGCATGTGAAGTTTGCTGATGGACGAAaggtaaaaaaaatctttacCTAATTTTATTATAAATCTTCCACAGAAATGAATAAAAGCTcagattttttgttttgtttttgtcttTAATTTGGTTATGAAACAATTTTCTACAGGTTGCTAACAACAACAGTAGCTGGTGTGTTGCAAAGCCTTCATCAACTGTTTTTGAGCTGAACACTAACATTGAGTATGCTTGCAACGCCATCGGAGATTGCAGTGTGATCCAATCAGATGGTTGTTGcttcaaccccaacaatctAGTGAATCATGCCTCTGTTGTGATGAATCAGTACTATGCAACTGCTGGAAGAAACACCTGGGATTGTTACTTCTCTGGCTCTGGTCTCATTGTTACCAATGACCCAAGTAAAGTATCATGTGATTCATTAATTTatggtaactttttttttatgtttcatGTTGGATTCTGACTTGGTATAATTTTGTTCTGCTTTTTTCTTTGATCTGCAGGTTATGGGAGCTGCAAGTATGCTTAGGCCTCAGTGGAAATAATAAGGAGAAAGATACATATTACATGAGTAATAGTGTATCTTTCTAGTATATGTCTATTACAATAAGTGGTTTATATTATGTGTAATTCATGATGTGTTAAAACATATTGAGGTTTTTATTGGAAGAATGAGTTTACATTGTCTTTGTCTGTAGTTCATGAATTGATTAACTATAGTACTATTATACTAAGgtttttattgattaaaaagTACCAAGATAACAACATTAAATGAAGGGTCTGTCACTGTATTTTACAAACGATGGAATCAAATCAATGAGGTTTATAtgtaaaaaatacaaaaaatgaTGTAATAAAGGGGCATTCCGAGAATTGAACTCGGGACCTCTCGCACCCTAAGCGAGAATCATACCACTAGACCAAATGCCCGTTGTTGAATGATTGTTGCAAGACACCATATTAAACAAGTATAATCAATACTTTACAGGactattaaatatttaaaatttaattacgGAATTTGTCAAACCTATTAGTAGAATGGTATAATTTACTTATGTAATATTgtaattaaaacttaaaattaaattgatatgatttattaaattttcattcaatttgatatgcaaataaaattttcttttaCTACTGAATGGAAATTTATTTGATACTCTTTATTTAATAACCTTATACAAATTAATGGTTAAAATCAATAAGTTGAATTATGGGGAAAATTTGAATGAATTTACTCCATTCCTTTGGGGTGGAGTGGATTCCGGTAGAAAAATCCGTTGGGTTGGGTGGGATAAGGTGTGCTTGCCAAAGTGGTTGGGGGTTTGTGTGTTAAAGATCTAGAGAAATTTAATGTAGCTCTCTTGGGGAAGTGGAGGTGGAGGTTGTATCATGACCAATACAGCACATGGAATCAGGTGATCCGGGGTAAGTATTGCGAGGATCATTCGAGTAAGCTTATGTGCATTCCATCTAAAGCTTCTCCTTAGTGGAAGGATGTGTGGAACATATCTTTTGAGGATTCAGAAGGTTGTTGGTTCAATAAAGGAGTGAATAAGGTCATTGGCAAAGGAGATAATGATCTCTTCTAGAAAGATGTACCTATTAAAATGATGTTTCCTAAAATGTTTCATTTAACAATTCAAAAGAGTTCTTTGGTGAATGATATGGGTGTGTAGCAGAATGGTTGTTGGAAATGGACTCTAAAATGGAGAAAGTTCTAAGTGAAAGGGAGAAGGTTCAATTAGTATCTTTGTTACAGGTTTTACATTCAGCTGCTCTTGTTTAGAGCTCTCATGATAAGTGGAAGTGGGGTTTGGAGGTTGATGGGAATTATTCTGTGAAATCTGCTTACAGAGGCCCTTGTTGATTCGTTGCTTGATGATGCTGATGAGGTTTATGCACTTCTCTGGTCCAATCTAGTCCCGTCTAATGTATGTGCTTTTGTATGGAAGTTGTTTTTTGATAGAATTCCCTCACGAATAAATTTGCAAAAGAGGATGATCATTCCTATAGATGGAGAGGTTAGTTGTCCATTGTGCGGTTCAGCAGAGGAGTCGACATATCACTTGCTCTTTAATTGTCAGTTTGCTGTGCAGATTTGGTATTATTGCTATAATTGGTTGGATATTGCTATTGTCCTTCATTGCAGTCGTCATGCGCACTTTCAGCAGCATGACAATTACTGCTTTACTGCAAAACATAATAGATTGTGGATGGTTGTTTGGTTTGCAGCGTCCTGGTCGATTTGGCTTGGGAGAAATAACTTGATATTCAGGGATTCAGCTCTGGAGGTGGACAAAGTTTTGGAACTTATTCAGATAAGGTCGTGGTCTTGGTTGGTTGCAAGAAGCAGGAATTTTCGTT
This window harbors:
- the LOC130714496 gene encoding major pollen allergen Ole e 10-like, whose protein sequence is MTKSIPFLILLPLLLSLNSGGHVKFADGRKVANNNSSWCVAKPSSTVFELNTNIEYACNAIGDCSVIQSDGCCFNPNNLVNHASVVMNQYYATAGRNTWDCYFSGSGLIVTNDPSYGSCKYA